In Halarcobacter mediterraneus, the following proteins share a genomic window:
- the cheB gene encoding chemotaxis-specific protein-glutamate methyltransferase CheB, with protein sequence MYTILVIDDSPSMRRIIKDMINSIEEFEVIAEAFDAYDAREKIKEYEPDLVTIDINMPKMDGVTFLRNLMRLHPMPAVVISGESVRGNDIFDDGAVGFIPKPEAGESMISFGERIKDNLLNLTFLLKRYTLKKPKAKKQVKTKSLEVNKKNHPDLVIPLKKAALMGKKIIAIGSSTGGVESLLKVFKSLTNNLPPIVITQHIPYGFSKSFADRLNDNSSLNVAQAETGMILENGHAYLAPGNMHMTIERTAGGNYQIRLLDDIKVSHHRPSVDVMFRSVNNTVGGAAMAVMMTGMGDDGTIAMKELYDNGAYTIAQNEESCVVFGMPAKAIQAGAVKDIVHLDEIAEYIIDFAKNKRR encoded by the coding sequence ATGTATACAATATTAGTAATTGATGATTCCCCTTCAATGAGAAGAATCATCAAAGATATGATAAATAGTATTGAGGAATTTGAAGTAATAGCAGAAGCCTTTGATGCTTATGATGCAAGAGAAAAAATTAAAGAATATGAACCAGACTTGGTTACTATTGATATAAATATGCCAAAAATGGATGGTGTAACATTTTTAAGAAACCTTATGAGATTACACCCTATGCCAGCAGTTGTTATTTCTGGAGAGAGTGTAAGAGGAAATGATATTTTTGATGATGGTGCAGTAGGTTTTATTCCAAAGCCTGAAGCAGGGGAGTCAATGATATCTTTTGGAGAAAGAATAAAGGACAATCTATTAAATTTAACTTTTTTACTTAAAAGATACACTTTAAAAAAACCTAAAGCAAAAAAACAAGTAAAAACAAAGAGTCTAGAAGTAAACAAAAAAAATCACCCAGATTTAGTTATTCCTTTAAAGAAAGCTGCATTAATGGGAAAGAAAATAATTGCAATTGGTTCTTCTACCGGTGGTGTTGAATCACTATTAAAGGTCTTTAAAAGTTTAACAAATAATCTTCCTCCTATTGTAATTACTCAACATATACCTTATGGTTTTTCAAAGTCTTTTGCAGATAGATTAAATGATAATTCATCTTTAAATGTTGCACAAGCGGAAACCGGGATGATATTAGAAAATGGACACGCTTATTTAGCCCCTGGGAATATGCATATGACTATTGAAAGAACAGCTGGTGGAAATTATCAAATTAGATTATTAGACGATATTAAAGTAAGTCATCATAGACCAAGTGTAGACGTAATGTTTAGATCTGTAAATAATACTGTTGGTGGAGCTGCTATGGCAGTTATGATGACAGGGATGGGAGATGATGGAACAATTGCTATGAAAGAATTATATGATAATGGTGCATATACAATTGCACAAAATGAAGAGTCTTGTGTAGTTTTTGGAATGCCTGCAAAAGCAATTCAAGCTGGTGCTGTAAAAGATATTGTTCATTTAGATGAAATAGCAGAATATATAATTGATTTTGCTAAGAACAAAAGAAGATAA
- a CDS encoding chemotaxis protein CheD, translating into MIVIGHKDGSIEKASISRFTQKTKGYNTHTIIGGEFAVGKDTDEIAFKTLLGSCVAIMFYDNIQKIKGMNHFLLPTTNSTNDDMKYGLYSVEAMLNEMYKLGCNKNNMTAKISGGADIMQLNMSAISIGHRNVEFAKDFCKSEGFKLVSEHTRGEHGRLILLADAFQTFIKVTQKTETDNKILKEEKALQTEITKAPVIKEYVGAVDLFGADVQKAEPEMEIELF; encoded by the coding sequence TTGATAGTAATAGGACATAAAGATGGAAGTATAGAAAAAGCTTCTATATCTAGATTTACTCAAAAAACTAAAGGTTACAATACTCACACGATTATTGGTGGAGAATTTGCAGTAGGTAAAGATACAGATGAAATAGCTTTTAAAACACTTCTTGGTTCTTGTGTAGCTATTATGTTCTATGATAATATTCAAAAAATTAAAGGGATGAATCACTTTTTATTACCTACAACTAATAGTACTAATGATGATATGAAATATGGATTATACTCTGTAGAAGCAATGCTAAATGAAATGTATAAATTAGGTTGTAATAAAAATAATATGACAGCAAAAATATCTGGAGGAGCAGATATAATGCAATTAAATATGTCTGCAATTTCAATAGGACATAGAAATGTTGAGTTTGCAAAAGATTTTTGCAAATCAGAAGGTTTTAAATTAGTAAGTGAACATACAAGGGGAGAACATGGTAGACTAATTCTTTTAGCAGATGCCTTTCAAACCTTTATAAAAGTTACTCAAAAAACTGAAACTGATAATAAAATTCTTAAAGAAGAAAAAGCACTTCAAACAGAAATTACAAAAGCTCCAGTTATCAAAGAATATGTTGGTGCTGTGGATTTATTTGGAGCAGATGTACAAAAAGCAGAACCAGAGATGGAAATAGAGTTATTTTAA
- a CDS encoding chemotaxis protein CheA, producing the protein MSGFDISKYREMFVEEAEELFESADNVLLEAESNGTLTDEEMGQLFRDVHTLKGSGASVELTLFAEFTHDVENMMDKLRNHEIEFKPEMAGTLIDGLDVMRELLDLEVAEDLTRETFEEMTSELLTVIRAYINGETPSVDEVETPTKEETIVIETPKENNAFSDSDNIGFYDEDISQDKYNVTYGFFNEELNENDDNSYGFFDEELNEISETTKTPVLEHDENDDFGFFDDMDTITTDSKIEANNEDQKEEIQAQESKKTNQEEIKTVETKPTVVKEETKTSSDTPVKKTPIDRKEKETSKKSSASNNIRVNLEKIDLLMNNVGDLVITNAMLTQFSTTIESDKTRYAVLERLELLERHIREMQDSIMSIRMVPMDAIYSKFPKVVRDISKKLGKKVEFKHYGDGVEIDKAMIEGLTDPLMHIIRNSLDHGLETPNVRVANGKEEIGTIAISAEQANGQMIITIDDDGKGIDGDRVAQKALEQGQIDENQYNTMNNNEKAMLVFGAGVSTADQITDISGRGVGMDVVKTNIQKLGGAIKLDTTPGEGTTITIMLPLTLAILDGLDIAVGDQKYILPLSSIVESLQPTPDMIKKIGDGSQDLLMLREEFIPVVRLHQLFGVKPTFDELENGMLIVVKSGNQKVAISIDEFLNQHQVVVKPLDKNFRSVEGIGAATVRGDGSIGLILDVLGIINAQIKIEKDLTAAQFAS; encoded by the coding sequence ATGTCTGGTTTTGATATTTCTAAATATAGAGAAATGTTTGTAGAGGAAGCTGAAGAGCTTTTTGAATCTGCAGACAATGTTTTGTTGGAAGCTGAAAGCAATGGAACTTTAACAGATGAAGAAATGGGACAATTGTTCCGTGATGTTCATACCCTTAAGGGAAGTGGTGCTTCTGTCGAATTAACTTTATTTGCTGAGTTTACTCATGATGTTGAAAATATGATGGATAAACTAAGGAATCATGAAATTGAATTCAAACCAGAAATGGCAGGAACGTTAATTGATGGTTTAGATGTAATGAGAGAACTTCTTGATTTAGAAGTTGCAGAAGATTTAACAAGAGAAACTTTTGAAGAAATGACATCTGAATTATTAACGGTTATTAGAGCATATATTAATGGAGAAACTCCTTCTGTAGATGAAGTTGAAACCCCAACAAAAGAAGAAACAATAGTTATTGAAACACCAAAAGAGAATAATGCTTTTTCTGATTCTGATAATATTGGTTTTTATGATGAAGATATTAGTCAAGACAAATATAATGTTACTTATGGTTTTTTCAATGAAGAATTAAATGAAAATGATGATAATAGTTATGGTTTTTTTGATGAAGAATTAAATGAAATTTCTGAAACTACAAAAACACCTGTATTAGAGCATGATGAAAATGATGATTTTGGTTTCTTTGATGATATGGATACAATAACAACAGACTCTAAAATTGAAGCAAACAATGAAGATCAAAAAGAAGAAATTCAAGCTCAAGAAAGTAAAAAAACAAATCAAGAAGAAATAAAAACAGTAGAAACTAAACCTACAGTAGTAAAAGAAGAGACAAAAACAAGTTCAGATACACCTGTTAAAAAAACTCCTATTGACAGAAAAGAAAAAGAAACAAGTAAGAAATCTTCTGCCTCAAATAATATTAGAGTAAATCTTGAAAAAATTGATTTACTAATGAATAATGTTGGAGATTTGGTAATTACAAACGCTATGTTAACTCAATTTTCAACTACAATAGAGTCAGATAAGACTAGATATGCTGTTTTAGAAAGATTAGAATTATTAGAAAGACATATTAGAGAAATGCAAGATTCTATTATGAGTATTAGAATGGTACCTATGGATGCTATTTACTCTAAATTCCCTAAAGTAGTAAGGGATATTTCTAAAAAACTTGGTAAAAAAGTTGAATTTAAACACTATGGTGATGGTGTTGAAATTGATAAGGCAATGATTGAAGGATTAACAGATCCATTAATGCATATTATAAGAAACTCATTAGATCATGGATTAGAAACTCCTAACGTAAGAGTAGCTAATGGTAAAGAAGAAATAGGAACAATTGCAATTTCAGCAGAACAAGCAAATGGTCAAATGATTATTACAATTGATGATGATGGTAAAGGTATTGATGGAGATAGAGTTGCACAAAAAGCTCTAGAACAAGGTCAAATTGATGAAAATCAATATAACACAATGAATAATAATGAAAAGGCAATGCTTGTATTTGGTGCGGGAGTATCTACTGCTGACCAAATAACAGATATTTCTGGTCGTGGTGTTGGGATGGATGTTGTTAAAACAAATATTCAAAAATTAGGTGGTGCCATAAAACTTGATACAACACCAGGTGAGGGTACTACTATTACTATTATGTTACCACTTACTCTTGCAATCTTAGATGGTCTAGATATTGCAGTTGGAGATCAAAAATATATTTTACCTTTAAGTTCAATAGTTGAATCTTTACAACCAACACCAGATATGATTAAAAAAATTGGTGATGGATCACAAGATTTATTAATGCTAAGAGAAGAATTTATCCCTGTAGTAAGATTACACCAATTATTTGGAGTAAAACCAACTTTTGATGAACTTGAAAATGGAATGTTAATTGTAGTAAAATCTGGTAATCAAAAAGTTGCTATTTCTATTGATGAATTTTTAAATCAACATCAAGTTGTGGTTAAACCTTTAGATAAAAACTTTAGAAGCGTTGAAGGAATAGGTGCTGCTACAGTTAGAGGTGATGGAAGTATTGGTCTTATTTTAGATGTTCTAGGTATTATCAATGCTCAAATCAAAATAGAAAAAGATCTGACTGCAGCTCAATTTGCTTCGTAA
- a CDS encoding CheR family methyltransferase: MASDRVLHERVKKILYSLTGITLAENKDIMIANRLHKLKRDTKYSGDVDELLDSIEEGSFTMEFINSFTTNKTHFFREDFHFIDLRDRVLPSFVNSGKEIKMYCSASSTGEEPYSMAMTVLETQEQLNGRINASIIATDIDTNVLQYAANGVYRYSKSSKEFPDWIKPQKYFKKRVKKTLASEEILIKVKPELQKMVTFQVNNLNNASYGFQKNYFDVVFCRNVLIYFSSEDQNKILKRLFSHLKIGGTLYLGHSENPHDLIDYVQRVGQNVFIKTKELS, from the coding sequence ATGGCAAGTGATAGAGTATTACACGAAAGAGTAAAAAAAATTCTTTATTCTCTAACAGGGATTACCCTTGCAGAGAATAAAGATATTATGATAGCTAATAGATTACATAAATTAAAAAGAGATACCAAATATTCAGGGGATGTAGATGAACTTTTAGATTCTATAGAAGAAGGTTCTTTTACTATGGAATTTATCAACTCCTTCACCACTAATAAAACACATTTTTTTAGAGAAGATTTTCATTTTATTGATTTACGAGATAGAGTTTTACCTAGTTTCGTCAATTCAGGAAAAGAAATAAAAATGTATTGTTCTGCCTCTTCTACAGGAGAAGAACCATATTCAATGGCAATGACTGTATTAGAAACACAAGAACAATTAAATGGAAGAATTAATGCATCAATTATTGCTACTGATATAGATACTAATGTATTGCAATATGCTGCAAATGGCGTTTATCGTTATTCGAAATCTTCAAAAGAGTTCCCAGATTGGATAAAACCTCAAAAATACTTTAAAAAAAGAGTAAAAAAAACTCTTGCTTCAGAAGAAATATTAATTAAAGTTAAACCTGAGTTACAAAAAATGGTTACTTTCCAAGTAAATAACTTGAATAATGCTTCTTATGGTTTTCAAAAGAACTATTTTGACGTAGTTTTTTGTAGAAATGTATTAATATATTTTTCATCAGAAGATCAAAATAAAATATTAAAAAGACTTTTTTCTCATTTAAAAATAGGTGGCACTTTATATTTAGGTCATTCTGAAAATCCACATGATTTAATAGATTATGTTCAAAGAGTTGGACAAAATGTATTCATAAAAACAAAGGAACTATCTTGA
- a CDS encoding tyrosine-type recombinase/integrase translates to MRYELDFENTFNKTYCFWLSLFVRNKLTTLSNTQVNDKEKFASILQVLIRGNKSIDELKDLVKQARNIGLTGINTYFNPLMKLYEFLQTFGPASMKEIDEEVLIDFLASYTSGLSDASKKNHRIALLNFFSYIDKQNENPDGSSYQFKIELKNWAGLGGKSGTKLPAHMNKNEIDKFLKAIDEYKFSADTVYRNRVILKMIIYTGIRVSEMLNLRLRDLYKEDDVYVLQVRGKGNKPRIAMIKTKIIENDLQNWLNQRVCDEDYVVCNKKGNRLTQAYVSRIVENILTLAGIRKEKNGAHMLRHSFATLLYQKHHDLILVQEALGHADINTSRIYTHFDKERLKATTNLMD, encoded by the coding sequence ATGAGATATGAACTTGATTTTGAAAACACTTTTAATAAAACTTACTGTTTTTGGCTCTCTTTATTTGTAAGAAACAAATTAACAACTCTTTCTAATACTCAAGTAAATGATAAAGAAAAATTTGCAAGTATACTTCAAGTTTTAATTCGTGGTAATAAATCAATTGATGAACTAAAAGATTTAGTAAAACAAGCTAGAAATATAGGTTTAACTGGAATTAATACTTATTTTAATCCTCTTATGAAACTATATGAGTTTTTACAAACATTTGGACCTGCTTCTATGAAAGAAATAGATGAGGAGGTCTTAATTGATTTTTTAGCATCATATACAAGTGGTTTATCAGATGCAAGTAAAAAAAACCATAGAATTGCCCTACTTAACTTCTTTTCTTATATAGATAAACAAAATGAAAATCCAGATGGAAGCTCTTACCAATTTAAAATTGAATTAAAGAATTGGGCCGGACTTGGTGGTAAATCTGGAACAAAACTACCTGCACATATGAATAAAAATGAAATTGATAAATTTTTAAAAGCTATTGATGAGTATAAGTTTTCTGCGGATACGGTATATAGAAATAGAGTTATTCTTAAAATGATAATATATACAGGCATTAGGGTTTCAGAAATGCTAAATCTAAGACTTCGTGATTTATACAAAGAAGATGATGTTTATGTATTGCAAGTTCGAGGAAAAGGAAATAAACCACGTATTGCTATGATTAAAACAAAAATTATAGAAAATGATCTTCAAAACTGGCTAAATCAAAGAGTTTGTGACGAAGACTATGTTGTTTGTAATAAAAAAGGAAATAGGTTAACACAAGCTTATGTTAGTAGAATTGTAGAAAACATACTAACTCTTGCAGGTATTAGAAAAGAGAAAAATGGAGCCCATATGCTAAGACACTCTTTTGCAACTTTGCTATACCAAAAACACCATGATCTTATTTTAGTTCAAGAAGCCCTAGGACATGCAGATATAAA